Proteins from one Enterobacter bugandensis genomic window:
- the azoR gene encoding FMN-dependent NADH-azoreductase produces the protein MSKVLVLKSSILAGYSQSGQLSDYFVEQWREQHSADEITVRDLAANPIPVLDGELVGALRPSDAPLSPRQQEALALSDELIAELQAHDVIVINAPMYNFNIPTQLKNYFDLVARAGVTFRYTENGPEGLVKGKRAIVLTSRGGIHKDTPTDLVAPYLSLFLGFIGITDVNFVFAEGIAYGPEVATKAQSDAKAAIDSLVAA, from the coding sequence ATGAGCAAAGTATTAGTTTTGAAATCCAGTATTCTGGCAGGGTACTCTCAGTCTGGTCAGCTGTCTGATTACTTCGTTGAACAGTGGCGTGAACAGCATTCTGCAGACGAAATCACCGTGCGTGACCTGGCAGCAAACCCCATTCCTGTCCTGGACGGCGAGCTGGTTGGCGCGCTGCGCCCAAGCGATGCGCCACTGTCCCCGCGTCAGCAGGAAGCCCTGGCCCTGTCCGACGAGCTGATTGCTGAGCTGCAGGCGCACGACGTTATCGTCATCAACGCCCCAATGTACAACTTCAACATTCCTACCCAGCTGAAGAACTACTTCGACCTGGTGGCGCGCGCTGGCGTAACCTTCCGCTACACCGAGAACGGCCCGGAAGGTCTGGTAAAAGGCAAGCGTGCGATCGTCCTGACCAGCCGTGGCGGTATCCATAAAGATACCCCAACTGACCTGGTTGCGCCGTACCTGAGCCTGTTCCTGGGCTTCATCGGCATTACCGACGTGAACTTTGTGTTCGCGGAAGGTATCGCTTACGGTCCGGAAGTGGCGACCAAAGCACAGTCCGACGCGAAAGCCGCCATCGACAGCCTGGTAGCCGCGTAA
- a CDS encoding HlyD family secretion protein: MSQQDAAKEQANTRKNVRIVSVFTAAAIGIVGVLVILYAWQLPPFTRHAQFTDNAYVRGQTTFISPQVNGYITEVKVQDFVQVKKGDLLLQIDDRIYRQRVHQAEAQLAMKIAALNNNLQQRKSAEATIAKNEAALKNARAQSLKTQADLKRVKDLTADGSLSIRERDAALASAAQGSADIDQAKATLEMSRQDLQTVIVNRGALEADVENAKAALELAQIDLQNTRIIAPRDGQLGQIAVRLGAYVTAGTHLTTLVPPQHWVIANIKETQLAELRVGQPVKFTVDALNNKAYQGRVESISPATGVEFSAITPDNATGNFVKIAQRIPVRIEVLGKPEESALLRPGMSVQVTIDTREAKP, from the coding sequence ATGAGTCAGCAGGATGCCGCCAAAGAGCAGGCCAACACCCGCAAAAATGTGCGCATTGTTTCCGTTTTCACCGCCGCTGCCATCGGTATTGTCGGCGTGCTGGTCATTCTTTACGCCTGGCAGCTGCCGCCGTTTACCCGCCACGCGCAGTTTACCGACAACGCCTACGTGCGCGGCCAGACGACGTTCATTAGCCCCCAGGTTAACGGCTATATCACCGAGGTGAAGGTTCAGGACTTTGTGCAGGTTAAAAAAGGCGATCTGCTGTTGCAGATCGATGACCGCATCTATCGTCAGCGCGTGCATCAGGCCGAGGCGCAGCTGGCGATGAAAATTGCCGCGCTGAATAACAACCTGCAGCAGCGGAAAAGCGCCGAAGCGACCATTGCCAAAAATGAAGCCGCGCTGAAAAATGCCCGCGCCCAGAGCCTGAAAACCCAGGCGGATTTAAAGCGCGTGAAGGATCTGACGGCGGATGGGTCGCTTTCCATTCGCGAGCGCGATGCCGCGCTGGCCAGTGCGGCTCAGGGCAGCGCGGATATCGACCAGGCGAAAGCCACGCTTGAGATGTCGCGTCAGGATCTGCAGACGGTGATTGTGAACCGCGGCGCGCTGGAGGCAGATGTTGAAAACGCCAAAGCGGCGCTGGAGCTGGCGCAGATTGACCTGCAAAACACCCGCATTATCGCCCCGCGGGACGGCCAGCTCGGCCAGATTGCCGTGCGTCTCGGCGCGTACGTGACTGCCGGAACGCACCTCACTACGCTGGTACCGCCGCAGCACTGGGTGATTGCCAACATCAAAGAGACCCAGCTGGCGGAGCTGCGCGTCGGTCAGCCGGTGAAGTTTACCGTCGATGCCTTAAACAACAAAGCGTATCAGGGCCGCGTAGAGAGCATCTCGCCGGCGACCGGGGTTGAATTCAGCGCTATCACGCCGGACAACGCCACCGGCAACTTTGTCAAAATCGCCCAGCGTATTCCGGTGCGCATTGAGGTGCTCGGTAAGCCTGAAGAGTCTGCGCTGCTGCGTCCGGGTATGTCGGTACAGGTGACGATTGATACGCGGGAGGCGAAGCCATGA
- a CDS encoding YdcF family protein, producing the protein MEQTHFPILPDATLAAINTVGEWLAQDDLSGSRLHPDVDAVILAGNAVIPTIEAACRIAAQREIPLLISGGIGHSTAFLYSAIGNHPRYHTLQVEGRAEASILADVARAFWQIPEARLWVEDRSTNCGENARFSWNMLKERQRTSGRVLVVQDPTMQRRTMATFARVCRDEPASPQWISHPGFTPVLQNGTEGVEFSGGNAGLWPVDRYLSLVMGELPRLYDDVNGYGPAGRDFIAHVEFPETVTAAWRQLQQDPVLKVARKII; encoded by the coding sequence ATGGAACAGACCCATTTTCCCATCCTGCCGGATGCCACGCTGGCGGCCATTAATACTGTCGGTGAATGGCTGGCGCAGGACGACCTGAGCGGCAGCCGCCTGCACCCGGACGTCGATGCGGTAATTCTGGCAGGGAACGCGGTGATCCCGACCATTGAGGCAGCCTGCCGTATTGCCGCTCAGCGAGAAATCCCGCTCCTGATTAGCGGCGGTATTGGTCATTCAACCGCGTTTTTATATTCAGCTATCGGCAATCATCCGCGTTATCACACCTTACAAGTCGAAGGGCGGGCCGAAGCGAGCATTCTTGCCGACGTTGCGCGGGCGTTCTGGCAGATCCCCGAGGCGCGCCTGTGGGTTGAAGATCGCTCCACCAACTGCGGTGAAAACGCGCGCTTTAGCTGGAACATGCTGAAAGAGCGTCAGCGGACAAGCGGGCGCGTGCTGGTGGTGCAGGACCCAACGATGCAGCGCCGCACGATGGCGACGTTTGCCCGCGTGTGCCGCGATGAACCCGCATCACCGCAGTGGATCAGCCATCCCGGGTTTACGCCAGTGCTGCAAAACGGCACAGAGGGCGTGGAGTTTAGTGGGGGCAATGCCGGGCTGTGGCCCGTTGACCGTTATCTTTCACTGGTTATGGGGGAACTGCCGCGCCTGTATGATGACGTTAACGGCTATGGCCCGGCCGGGCGGGATTTTATCGCCCACGTTGAATTCCCTGAAACCGTCACCGCCGCATGGAGACAGCTTCAACAGGACCCAGTCCTGAAGGTGGCGCGTAAAATCATCTGA
- the hrpA gene encoding ATP-dependent RNA helicase HrpA, giving the protein MTEQQKFTFPMLLQQLDSLTLRDKQRFARRLHGVKKVKNPDAQQAIYQEMAKEIEQAAGKVVLREAARPAITYPENLPVSQKKQDILEAVRDHQVVIVAGETGSGKTTQLPKICMELGRGVKGLIGHTQPRRLAARTVANRIAEELQTEPGGCIGYKVRFSDHVSDNTMVKLMTDGILLAEIQQDRLLMQYDTIIIDEAHERSLNIDFLLGYLKELLPRRPDLKIIITSATIDPERFSKHFNNAPIIEVSGRTYPVEVRYRPIVEEADDTERDQLQAIFDAVDELGNESAGDILIFMSGEREIRYTADALSKRDLRHTEILPLYARLSNSEQNRVFQPHSGRRIVLATNVAETSLTVPGIKYVIDPGTARISRYSYRTKVQRLPIEPVSQASANQRKGRCGRVSEGICIRLYSEDDFLSRPEFTDPEILRTNLASVILQMTALGLGDIAAFPFVEAPDKRNIQDGVRLLEELGAITTDEQATVYKLTPLGRQLSQLPVDPRLARMVLEAQKHGCVREAMIITSALSIQDPRERPMDKQQASDEKHRRFHDKESDFLAFVNLWNYLGEQQKALSSNQFRRQCRVDFLNYLRVREWQDIYTQLRQVVKELGIPVNSEPAEYREIHIALLTGLLSHIGMKDADKQEYTGARNARFSIFPGSGLFKKPPKWTMVAELVETSRLWGRIAARIDPEWVEPVAQHLLKRSYSEPHWERAQGAVMATEKVTVYGLPVVAARKVNYSQIDPALSRELFIRHALVEGDWQTRHAFFRENLKLRAEVEELEHKSRRRDILVDDEALFEFYDQRISHDVISARHFDSWWKKASKATPDLLNFEKSMLIKEGAESVSKLDYPNFWHQGNLKLRLTYQFEPGTDADGVTVHIPLPLLNQVDESGFEWQIPGLRRELVIALIKSLPKPVRRNFVPAPNYAEAFLGRVTPLELPLLDALEREFRRMTGTTIDREDWNWDQVPDHLKISFRVVDDKNKKLLEGRSLSELKEALKGKVQETLSAVADDGIEQSGLHIWSFGQLPESYEQKRGNYKVKAWPALVDERDSVAIKLFDNPQEQQQMMWRGLRRLLLLNIPSPIKYLHEKLPNKAKLGLYFNPYGKVLDLIDDCISCGVDKLIHEAGGPVWTEEGFAKLHDKVRAELNDTVVEIAKQVEQILTAVFNINKRLKGRVDMTMALGLSDVKAQMAGLVYRGFVTGNGFKRLGDTLRYLQAIEKRLEKMSIDPHRDRAQMLKVESVQQAWQQWLNKLPPARRDDEDVQEIRWMIEELRVSFFAQQLGTPYPISDKRILQAMEQISA; this is encoded by the coding sequence ATGACAGAACAACAAAAATTCACCTTCCCGATGCTCCTGCAACAGCTCGATTCTCTGACGCTGCGCGATAAACAGCGCTTCGCCCGCCGTCTGCACGGCGTGAAGAAGGTTAAAAATCCTGATGCACAACAGGCCATTTACCAGGAGATGGCCAAAGAGATTGAACAGGCGGCAGGGAAGGTTGTGCTGCGCGAAGCCGCGCGTCCGGCGATCACCTACCCGGAAAACCTGCCCGTCAGCCAGAAGAAACAGGACATCCTTGAGGCCGTCCGCGATCATCAGGTGGTGATTGTCGCGGGGGAAACCGGTTCAGGCAAAACCACCCAGTTGCCGAAAATCTGCATGGAGCTGGGCCGCGGGGTGAAGGGGCTGATTGGCCACACCCAGCCGCGTCGTCTGGCGGCGCGCACCGTGGCGAACCGTATTGCCGAAGAGCTGCAGACGGAGCCGGGCGGCTGCATCGGCTACAAGGTGCGATTCAGCGACCACGTCAGCGACAACACCATGGTCAAGCTGATGACGGACGGTATCCTGCTGGCGGAAATACAGCAGGACCGCCTGCTGATGCAGTACGACACCATCATCATTGACGAAGCGCACGAGCGCAGCCTGAACATTGACTTCCTGCTTGGCTATCTTAAAGAGTTGCTGCCACGTCGCCCTGATCTGAAAATCATCATCACCTCCGCGACCATCGACCCGGAGCGTTTCTCAAAACACTTCAACAATGCGCCGATTATTGAAGTGTCGGGCCGCACCTATCCGGTGGAAGTGCGCTATCGCCCGATTGTGGAAGAGGCGGACGATACCGAGCGCGATCAGCTGCAGGCCATCTTCGACGCCGTTGACGAGCTGGGCAACGAGAGCGCGGGCGACATCCTGATCTTCATGAGCGGCGAGCGCGAAATTCGCTATACTGCCGATGCGCTCAGCAAGCGCGACCTGCGCCACACCGAGATCCTGCCGCTGTATGCCCGCCTGTCCAACAGCGAACAGAACCGCGTCTTCCAGCCACACAGCGGACGCCGCATCGTGCTGGCGACCAACGTGGCGGAGACCTCGCTGACCGTACCGGGGATTAAATACGTGATCGACCCGGGCACGGCGCGCATCAGCCGCTACAGCTACCGCACCAAGGTTCAGCGCCTGCCGATTGAGCCGGTCTCCCAGGCGTCTGCTAACCAGCGTAAGGGCCGCTGCGGCCGCGTGTCGGAAGGGATCTGTATTCGTCTTTATTCCGAAGACGATTTCCTGTCGCGCCCGGAGTTTACCGACCCGGAAATTCTGCGCACCAACCTGGCGTCCGTAATCCTGCAGATGACGGCCCTGGGGCTGGGCGACATCGCGGCGTTTCCGTTTGTCGAAGCGCCGGATAAGCGCAACATTCAGGACGGCGTGCGTCTGCTGGAAGAGCTCGGAGCGATTACCACCGACGAGCAGGCAACGGTCTATAAGCTGACGCCGCTGGGCCGCCAGCTCAGCCAGCTGCCGGTCGACCCGCGCCTGGCGCGCATGGTGCTGGAAGCGCAAAAGCACGGTTGCGTGCGCGAGGCGATGATCATCACCTCGGCGCTCTCCATTCAGGACCCGCGCGAGCGTCCGATGGACAAACAGCAGGCGTCGGACGAAAAGCACCGTCGCTTCCACGACAAAGAGTCCGATTTCCTCGCCTTTGTGAACCTGTGGAACTACCTCGGCGAGCAGCAGAAAGCGCTCTCCTCGAACCAGTTCCGCCGCCAGTGCCGCGTGGATTTCCTTAATTATCTGCGCGTGCGTGAATGGCAGGATATCTACACCCAGCTGCGCCAGGTGGTGAAAGAGCTGGGCATTCCGGTGAACAGTGAACCGGCGGAGTACCGCGAAATTCATATCGCGCTGCTGACTGGCCTGCTGTCCCATATCGGGATGAAGGATGCGGATAAGCAGGAATATACCGGCGCGCGTAACGCGCGTTTCTCCATCTTCCCGGGTTCCGGCTTGTTCAAGAAGCCGCCGAAGTGGACCATGGTCGCGGAGCTTGTGGAAACCAGCCGCCTGTGGGGGCGCATTGCCGCGCGCATCGACCCGGAATGGGTTGAGCCGGTGGCTCAGCACCTGCTGAAACGCTCGTACAGCGAGCCGCACTGGGAGCGCGCGCAGGGCGCGGTGATGGCGACCGAAAAAGTGACCGTTTACGGCCTGCCGGTGGTCGCCGCGCGTAAGGTCAACTACAGCCAGATCGATCCGGCGCTCAGCCGCGAGCTGTTTATCCGCCACGCGCTGGTGGAGGGGGACTGGCAGACGCGCCACGCGTTCTTCCGTGAAAACCTGAAGCTGCGCGCCGAGGTGGAAGAGCTTGAGCACAAGTCCCGACGCCGCGACATTCTGGTGGACGATGAGGCGCTGTTTGAGTTTTACGACCAGCGCATCAGCCATGATGTTATCTCCGCCCGCCACTTTGACAGCTGGTGGAAGAAGGCCAGCAAAGCGACGCCGGACCTGCTCAACTTCGAAAAGAGCATGCTGATTAAAGAGGGGGCGGAGTCGGTCAGCAAGCTCGACTACCCGAACTTCTGGCATCAGGGCAACCTCAAGCTGCGTCTGACCTACCAGTTTGAACCGGGCACCGACGCGGACGGCGTAACCGTCCACATTCCGCTGCCGCTGTTAAACCAGGTCGACGAGAGCGGGTTTGAGTGGCAAATTCCCGGCCTGCGCCGCGAGCTGGTGATTGCGCTGATCAAATCCCTGCCGAAACCGGTGCGGCGCAATTTTGTGCCAGCACCAAACTATGCGGAAGCGTTTCTGGGCCGCGTCACGCCGCTGGAACTGCCGCTGCTGGACGCGCTGGAGCGTGAGTTCCGCCGCATGACCGGCACCACTATCGACCGCGAAGACTGGAACTGGGATCAGGTGCCCGATCACCTGAAAATCAGCTTCCGCGTGGTGGATGATAAAAACAAAAAGCTGCTGGAAGGGCGTTCTCTCAGCGAGCTGAAAGAGGCGCTGAAAGGAAAAGTTCAGGAGACGCTTTCTGCGGTGGCGGACGACGGCATCGAGCAGAGCGGGCTGCATATCTGGAGCTTTGGCCAGCTTCCGGAAAGCTACGAGCAGAAGCGCGGCAACTATAAGGTCAAAGCCTGGCCGGCGCTGGTGGACGAACGTGACAGCGTGGCGATCAAACTTTTTGATAACCCGCAGGAACAGCAGCAGATGATGTGGCGCGGGCTGCGCCGCCTGCTGCTGCTCAACATCCCGTCGCCGATCAAGTATCTGCACGAGAAGCTGCCGAACAAAGCCAAGCTGGGGCTCTACTTTAACCCGTACGGCAAAGTGCTGGATCTGATTGACGACTGCATCTCCTGCGGCGTGGACAAGCTGATCCACGAGGCGGGCGGCCCGGTCTGGACGGAAGAAGGTTTTGCGAAGCTGCATGACAAGGTGCGCGCCGAGCTGAACGACACCGTGGTGGAGATTGCCAAACAGGTCGAGCAGATCCTCACCGCCGTGTTCAACATCAACAAGCGCCTGAAGGGGCGCGTGGATATGACCATGGCGCTGGGGCTGTCGGACGTGAAGGCGCAGATGGCGGGACTGGTGTACCGCGGCTTTGTCACCGGCAACGGCTTTAAGCGTCTGGGCGATACGCTGCGCTATCTGCAGGCGATTGAAAAACGGCTGGAGAAAATGTCGATCGATCCGCACCGCGATCGCGCGCAGATGCTGAAGGTCGAAAGCGTGCAGCAGGCGTGGCAGCAGTGGTTAAACAAGCTGCCGCCGGCGCGCCGCGACGATGAAGATGTGCAGGAGATCCGCTGGATGATCGAGGAGCTGCGCGTCAGCTTCTTTGCTCAGCAGCTCGGTACGCCGTATCCGATTTCGGATAAACGTATATTGCAGGCGATGGAGCAGATTTCCGCTTAA
- a CDS encoding MFS transporter, whose amino-acid sequence MRLPERDPYAPREWQPHEKPALLGSPSTPEHSTPKRVAYGVVGLLVCLTGALGNAVVTANLQNLQGTFGAWSTEIAWLPAVYVMTNISINLLLVKFRQQYGLRAFTEGFLVLYVLVTFFHLFVNDLSSALMVRAAHGMVAAALSSLGIYYQIQAWPAKHRLKALTIGITGSSLAIPLARLFSTELLQLDEWRGLYFFELGLALISLACVIALKLPPGDRRKVFEKKDFVTFFLLAPGMALLCAVLSLGRLDWWFEAPWIGWSLALSLVLIVSAIVFEHNRANPLLNTRWLSSGSIVRLGLIMLLIRIVLAEQNTGVIGWLQYVGLQNEQMTHLAWSIFAGIVCGIVTSCLTIKPTKLAWPIITSLALMIVASLLDSQSNNLTRPDQLMVSQFLLGFGSAFFLAPAMLAAIGGVIADPRNLVSFSVMFGMSQNLGGLLGSAILGTFQTWREKYHSSLLADQLTTLNPLVNERIQLYTQMYKSLIGDSTLLGTQAITQLQTVTTLEANILAYNDTYLLTASIAAATLVWILWRLLRLRITARMALKNATGNK is encoded by the coding sequence ATGCGCCTGCCCGAACGCGACCCTTATGCTCCTCGCGAGTGGCAGCCCCATGAGAAACCCGCCCTGCTGGGTTCGCCTTCCACCCCCGAGCACAGTACGCCAAAACGCGTCGCCTATGGCGTCGTTGGGCTGCTGGTTTGCCTGACGGGGGCACTGGGCAATGCGGTGGTCACCGCCAACCTGCAAAACCTGCAGGGAACCTTCGGGGCCTGGTCGACCGAAATCGCCTGGCTGCCCGCAGTCTATGTGATGACCAACATCTCCATTAACCTGCTGCTGGTCAAATTTCGTCAACAGTACGGCCTGCGCGCCTTTACGGAAGGTTTTCTGGTGCTCTACGTGCTGGTCACCTTTTTCCACCTGTTCGTTAACGACCTCAGCTCCGCGCTGATGGTACGCGCCGCGCACGGGATGGTGGCCGCCGCGCTCAGCTCGCTGGGGATTTACTACCAAATCCAGGCCTGGCCTGCGAAGCATCGCCTGAAGGCGCTTACCATCGGGATCACCGGATCGTCGCTCGCTATTCCGCTGGCGCGTCTGTTTTCCACTGAGCTTCTCCAGCTGGACGAGTGGCGCGGGCTCTATTTCTTTGAACTGGGGCTGGCGCTGATCTCCCTGGCCTGCGTAATCGCCTTAAAACTGCCGCCGGGTGACCGACGCAAGGTCTTCGAGAAGAAAGACTTTGTCACCTTCTTTTTACTGGCTCCCGGAATGGCCCTGCTCTGCGCCGTGCTCTCTTTAGGCCGTCTGGACTGGTGGTTCGAGGCGCCGTGGATCGGCTGGTCGCTGGCGCTATCGCTGGTGCTGATTGTTTCCGCCATCGTGTTTGAACATAACCGCGCCAACCCACTGCTGAACACCCGCTGGCTGTCGAGCGGCAGCATCGTTCGCCTGGGGCTGATCATGCTGCTGATCCGCATCGTGCTGGCGGAGCAAAATACCGGCGTCATCGGCTGGCTGCAGTACGTGGGGTTACAGAATGAGCAGATGACCCATCTGGCGTGGTCCATTTTCGCCGGGATCGTCTGCGGGATCGTCACCAGCTGCCTCACCATCAAGCCCACAAAGCTGGCGTGGCCGATTATCACCTCTCTGGCGCTGATGATTGTTGCCTCGCTGCTGGACAGCCAGTCCAATAATCTGACCCGCCCGGATCAGCTGATGGTCAGCCAGTTCCTGCTGGGCTTCGGCAGCGCCTTCTTCCTGGCGCCCGCCATGCTGGCCGCCATTGGCGGGGTAATTGCCGACCCGCGTAACCTGGTCAGCTTTTCGGTCATGTTTGGCATGAGCCAGAACCTCGGCGGCCTGCTGGGATCGGCGATTCTCGGCACCTTCCAGACCTGGCGCGAGAAATACCACTCCAGCCTGCTGGCGGATCAGCTCACCACGCTTAACCCGCTGGTCAACGAGCGGATTCAGCTTTATACCCAGATGTATAAAAGCCTGATTGGCGACAGTACGCTGCTGGGAACGCAGGCCATTACCCAGCTACAGACGGTGACCACCCTTGAGGCAAATATTCTGGCCTATAACGATACTTATCTGCTGACGGCAAGCATCGCTGCCGCCACGCTGGTCTGGATTTTATGGCGCTTGCTGCGCCTGCGCATTACTGCCCGTATGGCGCTGAAGAACGCCACCGGCAACAAATAA
- a CDS encoding efflux transporter outer membrane subunit, which translates to MILRPIAALVGALMLAGCQSVDVKPAQPTLQIPAQWRAVSGPTSPTEQLWWRNFHDNNLNRYVDQALKNNSDVLIARERINEYQARVFAADGSLFPSLDAGVTGTRARSQSAATGLPVYSTLYRGSLTASYDVDIWGVNRSVANAAEASLEAQKAAAAAADLTVASSVASGYVTLLSLDEQLRVTESTLKSREEAFNLAKRQLETGYSSRLELMQSDSELRSTRAQVPVLRHQIAQQENALSLLLGSNPGAVARSESFAALTPLTLPSQLPSTLLNRRPDIVQAERQLVAADASLAASRASLLPSINLTATGSIQDRTLSGLLDNPLQLWSAGGSILAPLLNRQALNAQVDISQSQRNQALYAYEKTVRNAFAEVNNSLDAITRYQEQLTELLAQQDVARETLRIAQNRYRNGYSSYLDVLDAQRTLYSVQTSVVQVKNNLLLAQIDLYKALGGGWVSA; encoded by the coding sequence ATGATCCTTCGCCCGATAGCCGCGCTGGTGGGGGCGCTCATGCTGGCCGGATGCCAGTCCGTTGACGTCAAGCCGGCGCAGCCGACCCTGCAAATTCCGGCTCAATGGCGCGCCGTCTCAGGGCCAACCAGCCCGACGGAACAGCTCTGGTGGCGCAATTTTCATGACAACAACCTCAACCGCTATGTGGACCAGGCGCTAAAAAATAACAGCGATGTGCTGATTGCCCGCGAGCGGATAAACGAATATCAGGCGCGGGTCTTTGCCGCCGACGGCAGCCTGTTTCCTTCGCTCGACGCGGGCGTAACCGGGACGCGCGCCCGTTCTCAATCCGCCGCCACTGGGCTTCCGGTTTACAGCACGCTGTACAGAGGCAGCCTGACGGCGAGCTATGACGTTGATATCTGGGGCGTCAACCGCAGCGTGGCCAATGCCGCCGAAGCCTCGCTGGAGGCGCAAAAAGCCGCCGCCGCGGCTGCGGATCTCACCGTCGCCTCGTCCGTTGCCTCCGGGTACGTCACCCTGCTCTCGCTTGATGAACAGCTGCGCGTGACCGAATCCACGCTGAAATCGCGCGAAGAGGCGTTTAATCTTGCCAAACGCCAGCTTGAGACGGGCTACAGTTCGCGCCTGGAGCTGATGCAGTCGGATTCCGAGCTTCGCTCAACGCGAGCGCAGGTGCCCGTGCTGCGGCATCAGATTGCGCAGCAGGAGAATGCCCTGAGCCTGCTGCTGGGAAGCAATCCCGGTGCGGTAGCGCGTAGCGAAAGCTTTGCGGCGCTGACGCCGCTCACGCTGCCGTCACAGCTGCCCTCCACGCTCCTGAATCGTCGGCCAGATATCGTGCAGGCCGAGCGACAGCTGGTCGCGGCTGACGCCTCGCTTGCCGCGTCACGCGCCAGCCTGCTGCCGTCGATCAACCTGACCGCAACCGGATCGATCCAGGATCGCACCCTTTCCGGCCTGCTGGACAACCCGCTCCAGCTCTGGAGCGCAGGCGGCAGCATTCTCGCCCCGCTGCTGAACCGCCAGGCGCTGAACGCGCAGGTGGATATTTCCCAGTCCCAGCGTAACCAGGCGCTGTATGCGTATGAAAAAACCGTGCGTAACGCGTTTGCCGAAGTGAACAACAGCCTTGATGCCATTACGCGCTATCAGGAACAGCTGACGGAGCTGCTTGCCCAGCAGGATGTGGCCCGGGAGACGCTGCGCATTGCGCAGAACCGCTATCGCAACGGTTATTCATCCTATCTTGACGTGCTGGACGCGCAGCGCACGCTGTACTCGGTCCAGACCAGCGTGGTGCAGGTCAAAAATAACCTGCTGCTGGCGCAGATTGATTTGTATAAAGCACTGGGCGGAGGATGGGTCAGTGCCTGA
- a CDS encoding O-methyltransferase — protein MQQQWSAVDNYMISSLIPEDEVLQKVLENNKRAGLPEHDVAANQGQLLALFVRMTQARRILEIGTLGAYSSIWMARALPPDGKLITLEADPTHADVARQNIRLAGLNDRIELIEGPALNSLENFGDVPPFDLIFIDADKPNNPGYLEWALHYSRPGTVIIGDNVVRDGEVINGQSDDARVLGVRRFIEMTGDNPRLTATALQTVGVKGWDGFTLAIVNG, from the coding sequence ATGCAACAACAATGGTCTGCAGTAGATAATTACATGATTTCTTCGCTTATCCCTGAGGATGAGGTTCTACAGAAGGTTCTTGAGAACAATAAACGCGCCGGGCTACCCGAACACGATGTTGCGGCCAATCAGGGACAGCTGCTGGCGCTGTTCGTGCGCATGACGCAGGCAAGACGCATTCTTGAGATCGGTACGCTGGGTGCCTATAGCTCTATCTGGATGGCGCGCGCCCTGCCGCCGGACGGAAAGCTGATTACGCTCGAGGCGGACCCAACGCATGCCGATGTTGCCCGCCAGAATATTCGCCTCGCGGGGCTGAACGATCGTATTGAATTAATTGAAGGCCCGGCACTGAACTCGCTGGAGAATTTCGGTGACGTTCCACCGTTCGACCTGATCTTTATTGATGCCGATAAGCCAAACAATCCCGGCTATCTGGAGTGGGCGCTGCACTATTCCCGTCCCGGCACGGTGATCATCGGCGATAACGTGGTCCGCGACGGCGAGGTCATTAACGGGCAAAGCGACGACGCGCGCGTGCTGGGCGTGCGGCGTTTTATCGAGATGACGGGGGATAACCCGCGCTTAACCGCCACCGCGCTGCAAACGGTGGGGGTTAAGGGATGGGATGGGTTTACGCTGGCGATTGTGAATGGGTGA